The Bacillota bacterium DNA window CAAGCAAGAGGTGAGATAAATGAGGAAAAACTTTTTCTTCAAATTTCAAGCTTTTGTAATCGGTGTGGTATTGGTTGTTGTGATCGGCCTTGCAAGGGGAATCATTTATGAAGAAGAACTGGCCAGAGCCCAGTACCCTCCCGGAATTTCAGTGATCGGTCTGTCGGTGAAAGGCACTTATGGGAGCCTTGGCCCCCTACCCTTCGATTATATCGACGCAGTAACGGATCAAGGAGGTCTCCTCACCGAATATTGGGAACCAGACGGGAACAATGGTTTCGATTACCTCGGTACCAATCATTTGTATCTGGAAGTCTTACAGCCTAACCTTAGGGCTGGCCGGTATTTCTCCCATGAAGAAAACGACCACCTTGTCTGCCTGATCAGCGAGAGCTTAGCTAAAGACTTGTACGGAACGGTTTCCAACAGCATCGGCAAGCCCTTCAGCGCCCGATCCCTCATGGCTGATCTGACCATTATTGGAGTGCTGGAAGACGCAATTGAACTGCCCGTAAAAACTGTTGACTTAAGGGGTTACGAGCAATTCCAGTTTAGGGTTTCTTCCGATCGCTTCGTGATATACCCCATCAAAGCCATCCCTTTGGAAGATTGGGTTGGAGTCTACCGGAGCATTTGGCTTGAGGGCAGCGTTTTGGATGCAGCCCGGATGGCGAATTATCTTGAAGGCTTAGACTTCGAAGCAGCATATGCCGTCAATCCTTTTCCAGCGCAGTATGTGGGCGATCCCCAAGCCCAGAATCTCCTGATCGCGATTTTGGTTGGCTTTGCATTCCTGGTAATGATCGTAGCGGCGTTAGGTATGTTTGGCATGCAGATGATTCAAGTTCTGCGGCGCAGGCAGGAAATAGGTCTGCGGATGGCTGTCGGAGCGAGGCCTTTTCAGATTCTCCTGCAGTTTTTGACAGAAACAGTGGTTACCATCTTGACTCCCAGCGGAATAGGAGTGGGAGTCGGGTACTGCCTGCACCCGTTTCTCAGCCAACTAGCATTTCCCATGATTTTCGATGGCTTCCTTGTCATCATAGCATTTGGAATCTTGACTGTCTTTACGGTTTTGGTCGGTTTGTATCCCGCTTGGAAGGGTGCAAATTTAGACCCGATTGAATGCCTAGGTAGAACACCTAGATTAAACTAACACGGAGGAGGTGGCCATTTTGGCTGGAAGGCTTAATTACAAATCACTTGTGTTCAACTTGGTCCTAACAGTAATCCTGATCGGCACCTTGGGTTTTAACTACAGACAGGAAAAACTTATACGGGAGGATATTGCTAATACCCAGGGGAGGCCACCTGCCCCTGGAACAATTGTTCCTGAGTTTCACCTCCTCGACAGCACCGGCAGCAGAGTCAAGTTCCAGGACCTCCACGGCCAAGATACGCTGCTGGTGCTGTGGTATACCGGCTGCCATCCCAGTGTTCAGCTGTTGGAGGCATTAAACGCGTTAGTTATTGAAAATAATCACGTAAAGATAATACCGGTAAATATCACTGATTCACTTGCAGAAACCAAGGCGTTTTACGAACAAAAAGGCTGGGACTTCCCTCTTTATGTGGACGCTGACAAGTCCACTAAATGGGCGTTTAAGGCTTCGATCAGTCCAGCTTTTTATCTTATCAGCAGCGATGGACAGATCATTTATCGGCAGCTGGGTTCTTCTAAACGGGGATTTGATTATATCGCCAACTGGCTCGCAAGCAGCCAAAACACTTACAATTGACAAAAGACCGCTTTTA harbors:
- a CDS encoding FtsX-like permease family protein, translating into MRKNFFFKFQAFVIGVVLVVVIGLARGIIYEEELARAQYPPGISVIGLSVKGTYGSLGPLPFDYIDAVTDQGGLLTEYWEPDGNNGFDYLGTNHLYLEVLQPNLRAGRYFSHEENDHLVCLISESLAKDLYGTVSNSIGKPFSARSLMADLTIIGVLEDAIELPVKTVDLRGYEQFQFRVSSDRFVIYPIKAIPLEDWVGVYRSIWLEGSVLDAARMANYLEGLDFEAAYAVNPFPAQYVGDPQAQNLLIAILVGFAFLVMIVAALGMFGMQMIQVLRRRQEIGLRMAVGARPFQILLQFLTETVVTILTPSGIGVGVGYCLHPFLSQLAFPMIFDGFLVIIAFGILTVFTVLVGLYPAWKGANLDPIECLGRTPRLN
- a CDS encoding TlpA family protein disulfide reductase, with the translated sequence MAGRLNYKSLVFNLVLTVILIGTLGFNYRQEKLIREDIANTQGRPPAPGTIVPEFHLLDSTGSRVKFQDLHGQDTLLVLWYTGCHPSVQLLEALNALVIENNHVKIIPVNITDSLAETKAFYEQKGWDFPLYVDADKSTKWAFKASISPAFYLISSDGQIIYRQLGSSKRGFDYIANWLASSQNTYN